The sequence below is a genomic window from Novosphingobium sp. KACC 22771.
TGGGCTTTATGCAATTTGGCGGCGGCGCGCTGGGCGCGGCGGTGGCCGGGGCGTTTCATGATGGAACGGCGCGGCCGATGGCGATGGTGATCTTTGCGGCCTATCTCTGCGCCGGGATCGCGCTGCGCCTGCTGGCCCGGCGGCGATAGGGAAATGGGGCCGGGGCGCATCACGCCCCGGCCCACCGCATTACATGGACAATTTCAGACCGACATAGAACGAACGCCCGATGGCATCATACAATGCCGTATCCGTGCCGTTCTGCGAGCTGGCAACAAAGGGCAGGCTCTTGTTGAACATATTGTTCACGCCCGCGCGCAGTTCAAAGTTCTTGTTGACCTTGACCGAGCCGAACAGATCCCACAACTGGTAAACGCCGACGCCAACCTGCGTGTTGGTGGGCGTCAACACCGCGCTGGTGTCCTTCATCCCGCTCTGATAGCGCCAGCGCAGACCGGCGCCGAACACGTCATTCTTGATGCCGAACGTGGTCAGAGCGCGCCATTCCGGCGTGGCGCGCGGCGGCACCGATCCGGGGTTAGACCCGCCGACGCTGACGCCGGTGTAATCAAGGAAGGCCGCGCCCGGGAGCAGTTGCACCTTATACGCATGGAGCCAGCCAATCGCGGTGTCGATATAGACCTTGCCGCCCGCGCCCAGCTTTGAAGCACGTGTGCCCCAGTGGATCTGGGCCTCGATGCCATCGGTCTTGACCGCGCCCAGATTGAGATAGGGCGTCGAAACGGTCAGCAATTGCCCGGTCGAATTATCGCGCGAGATCAACTGGCAATAGGGATTGGTGGTGGCATAGCCGGGGTTCGAGCCATCCAGATTGTAGCATTTCGACAGCACGGTCAGGCCCGGCACCGAGGAAATCACGTTCTTGATGTTGATGTTGTAATAATCGACCGAGAGCGAGAATTCGGCAAGCGGCCCACTCTGGAACGGCGAGTTGAGCACGATGCCGATATTATAGGTATCGGCGGTTTCCGGCGTAACATTCGAATTGCCCGCCACGGTCTGGCCGGTCGCGGTGGTGGGGAACTGATAGCTGGAAATCAGCGCCGAGGGCACGCCCTGCGCGGCGCAAAGCGCGGCGACCTGCGCGCCATTCGCCCCGGTCCGCGCGCCCGAACGCACATCGCACGGATCGCCCAGCGAGGAAGGCGGCGTGCCGATGACCAGCTGCGAGCCCGAGGGCGGCGAGAACAGTTCGCCAATGTTGGGCGCACGCACCGCGCGCTGATACGAACCGCGCACCAGCAGGTTGCGCGTCGGACGCCACCGGGCGTCGACTTCATAGGACTTGACCGAGCCGGTCACCGAATAATCGGAAATACGCCCGGCCGCGCCCACAGCCAGTTCCTGCGCCCAAGGCTTGTCGGCCAGCAGGGGCACGTCGATCTGGGCGGCAAATTCCTTCACAGAAATGGCCCGCTTGGGCACGCCGATGGTGGCGGTAAAGCCTTCGACATTGGCCCCCGGCGCCCATCCGCTGAGTGCCGTCATGTCGCTGTCCGGCGTGAAGGAGTAGGTGTTGCGGCGATAGTCGGCCACCAGCGCGATCTGCGCCGGGCCGGCGCCCAGATCAAACAGCGAGCCGTTGACCTGACCCTGGATCTGGGTCTGGCTCAGGCGCTCCTGGCTGAAGGTATCCTTGGTGATATAGGCGCGGCATGCATCCGAGAGCGAGCGCGCATTGGCATCGCCAAACGGATTGAACCCGCCCGCGCAAATCGACCTGCCGCCATCGGCTGCGTTCAGCAAGGTCTGCACCCGGCTTTTCAGCACGGCATTATGCATGATCTGATTATGCACCGACTCGTCATACGAGGCGTACACATCAAAGCTCCAGCCGCCGCCGATCTGACCCTTCAACCCGGCCAGATATTGCTGGACCTGATAGTTCTCATCCCAGTTCTTCCACGGAACGCCGACATAACGCGCATTCCAGTTGAAATTGGCCCCCGGATTGGCGCGCGAAGCAAGGATCGTGCGCAGGTCGTTGGGAATAAAGGGATTGGAAACCGGGATCGTGGTCAAGGTGGGGAACTGGGTCAGGCTGCCGCCGCTGTTGGTATTGACCGACAGATCGACGAACATGAACTGGCCATAGGCGGTCAGGCTGGGGGTGAGTTCAAAATCGCCCTTGATAAAGGCGGTCTTGCGGTCCAGCGCGTTGAACAAATTGCCCTGCTGGCCCACCGGCATGCGCACATTGTTGCCCACCAGCGCATAGCCGTTGGTGCCGTTCGCGCCCTTGTAGTTCTGCGCCCCGTTCTGCACGAACAGCGTGCCATCATTGTTGAAGCCGAGGTTGGCCAGCTGATAATTGGCCGGAAGGCTGGTCACGCCATAGCCGGCAAAGATGCCCTGGACCACGGCCGGATTGGGCTGGTTCGTCGCGCTGGGCACATAGGTGCCGGTGCCGATATAGGATGACGGCACCTTGTCCATGAAGAAGGAGCGCGAATTGTTCGCCACCGGGTCCTGCTTGGCATAGCTGAAGGCGGCGATCAGATGGCCGCGATCATCGGCAAATTTGGTGCCAAGGGCCAGTGAGGCGTTGAACCGGAACGCGTCGCCCAACTGGCTGATCGAGTTCATGACATCGGCCTTGATGCCCTCGAAATTGCGGATGGTCTTGAAATTGACCACACCCGACATCGCGTCCGAACCATAGACCGCCGAGGCGCCCCCGGTGATCGCATCGACGCTGGAAATGATCGCATCGGGCAGGATGTTGACGTCGACATTGCCGTTGATGTCCGAGACCGGCAGGCGATGCCCGTCAAGCAGCACCAGGTTACGGTTGGTGCCAAGGCCATGCAGGTTGATCGAGGCGCGACCGCCACCGCCTTGCCCGCCGGTGGCCGCATTGCCGCCCACCGTAAAGCTGGGGACCTGATTGAGCGCGTCCTGCAGCGTGGCGGCGCCCGATTCCTTGATCGTGGCCTCGCCCACCGAAACGATGGGGCTGACCGCTGTGTTGTTGGGCCGCTTGATCAGCGATCCGGTGACGACAATTTCCTGCGCCTTGGCCGCATCATCGGCGGCCATTGCGGGCGTAGAAAAGCCCGCCAAAAGGCCGATGAGGCTGGCGGACGCAATGAGACTCTGTTTGGCGTATGACATCTGGCACCCCTCCCTTTCGCTCTTTCCAGCGTTGTGGGCCGGATAGAAAAGGCGCTGGCCAAGGTCAATCAAATATGAAACTAACCATTTCGTTACCTAAAAGATGTGATCGCAAAGACACACGAGCGCCGCGCTGGAGAACGCACCGATGACCCCAAAATTAACACGCCCCAATGCCGCGCTCGCTATGACCACCGCACTGTTATGCGTCGTCTTTTTCACCGGCGCGCCCCTGCCCGCCCGCGCCGCGCAGGCCGCTCCGGACGTCTGCGCCCCGGATGAACAGCTCGCCTATATCTGCGGCGCCGAAAAACCTGAGGACATACTCGCCCTGCCCGGCACCCGCTGGCTGATCGCCAGCGGCTTTGCCAAAGGAGCCGGGTTGAAGCTGATCGACTCGGCGGCGCGGCGCATGGAGTTCTGGTATACAGGCGCGCCCGAAGACATTGCCGCCGATACAAACGCCTATCCCCATTGCCCCGGTCCGCCCGATCCGGCCCTGCTCAATGATCGCGGGCTCAACCTGCGTGCCATGGGGCCGAACCGCTGGCGCCTGTTGGTCGTCAATCATGGCGGGCGGGAATCGGTCGAGGTCTTTGACGTCAACACCGCCGTCGACCGCCCCAAACTGCAATGGCGCGGATGCCTGCCCATGCCCGCCGGACAGGTGGGCAACAGCGTCACCAGCTTTGCCGACGGGCAGATTTTGGTCACTGTGCTGACGCGCCCGGGCACCAGCATCGCCGATTTCGTGCTGGGCCGCGACACTGGCGCGGTATGGTCTTGGCGCCCCGGCGAGGCGGCATTTCACGAGATGCCCGGCACCGCCCTGCCCGGCAACAACGGCATCGAGGCCGACCCTGACGAGCGCCATTTCTACACCATCGCCTTTGGCCGACATGCCGTAGAGGTGTTTGACCGGCACGATCCGCGCGGGCCGGTGCGGCGCATCGTCGCCCCTGATTTCATGCCCGACAACATCCATTGGACGGGCGGGCGCCTGCTTCTGGCCGGGATGCGCTATGACGAACCGGCCTGCGGGGGGCTGCGCAAGGTGGTCGATGGCGTGGCGGACCCAATGCTTTGTCCGCGCGGCTGGATCGTGGGCGAGGTCGATCGGGCGCAAGGGCGGATCGCCACCCTCGCCTATGGCACCCCTCGCCGCGCCTTCAACGGCATCTCTGCCGCTGCGATCATCGGGCGGGAACTATGGCTGGGTTCGTTTCAGGCGGGGCGCATTGCCATCGCGCCCCTGCCCTCGCTGCCGCCTGCTTCGCCGTAAATGTCGTTTGCTTCCGCTTTACGCTGCAGCCGCAAAATTT
It includes:
- a CDS encoding TonB-dependent receptor domain-containing protein, with the protein product MSYAKQSLIASASLIGLLAGFSTPAMAADDAAKAQEIVVTGSLIKRPNNTAVSPIVSVGEATIKESGAATLQDALNQVPSFTVGGNAATGGQGGGGRASINLHGLGTNRNLVLLDGHRLPVSDINGNVDVNILPDAIISSVDAITGGASAVYGSDAMSGVVNFKTIRNFEGIKADVMNSISQLGDAFRFNASLALGTKFADDRGHLIAAFSYAKQDPVANNSRSFFMDKVPSSYIGTGTYVPSATNQPNPAVVQGIFAGYGVTSLPANYQLANLGFNNDGTLFVQNGAQNYKGANGTNGYALVGNNVRMPVGQQGNLFNALDRKTAFIKGDFELTPSLTAYGQFMFVDLSVNTNSGGSLTQFPTLTTIPVSNPFIPNDLRTILASRANPGANFNWNARYVGVPWKNWDENYQVQQYLAGLKGQIGGGWSFDVYASYDESVHNQIMHNAVLKSRVQTLLNAADGGRSICAGGFNPFGDANARSLSDACRAYITKDTFSQERLSQTQIQGQVNGSLFDLGAGPAQIALVADYRRNTYSFTPDSDMTALSGWAPGANVEGFTATIGVPKRAISVKEFAAQIDVPLLADKPWAQELAVGAAGRISDYSVTGSVKSYEVDARWRPTRNLLVRGSYQRAVRAPNIGELFSPPSGSQLVIGTPPSSLGDPCDVRSGARTGANGAQVAALCAAQGVPSALISSYQFPTTATGQTVAGNSNVTPETADTYNIGIVLNSPFQSGPLAEFSLSVDYYNINIKNVISSVPGLTVLSKCYNLDGSNPGYATTNPYCQLISRDNSTGQLLTVSTPYLNLGAVKTDGIEAQIHWGTRASKLGAGGKVYIDTAIGWLHAYKVQLLPGAAFLDYTGVSVGGSNPGSVPPRATPEWRALTTFGIKNDVFGAGLRWRYQSGMKDTSAVLTPTNTQVGVGVYQLWDLFGSVKVNKNFELRAGVNNMFNKSLPFVASSQNGTDTALYDAIGRSFYVGLKLSM